One part of the Rhodospirillales bacterium RIFCSPLOWO2_02_FULL_58_16 genome encodes these proteins:
- a CDS encoding phosphoribosylformylglycinamidine cyclo-ligase: MTGLSYKDSGVDIDAGDELVEAIKPLAAATTRSGVASGLGGFGALFDLKAAGYKDPILVAATDGVGTKLKIAINSNRLRTVGVDLVAMCVNDLVVQGAEPLFFLDYYATGGLEVKSAASVIAGIAEGCRLAGCALIGGETAEMPGMYAAKDFDLAGFAVGAVERGELLTGETVSEGDVVLGLTSGGLHSNGFSLVRKVVEKSGLDLLAPAPFDQKRSLAEALLEPTRIYVKSCLSAIRGGGVKALAHITGGGLIENIPRVLPRGLAAEIDVSTWRLPDVFAWLADAGGIAPGEMARTFNCGIGMAVVADAGRAEDVEAALTQAGETVFTIGRIVSTSGDEPIVIIKGLDSAWRS, translated from the coding sequence ATTACCGGTCTAAGCTACAAGGATTCAGGCGTCGATATCGACGCCGGTGACGAACTGGTCGAGGCGATCAAACCGCTGGCTGCGGCAACGACGCGAAGCGGCGTCGCCTCCGGCCTCGGCGGATTCGGCGCTTTGTTCGACCTGAAAGCGGCGGGATACAAAGACCCCATTCTGGTCGCCGCCACCGACGGCGTCGGCACCAAACTGAAAATTGCCATCAACTCAAACCGGCTCCGAACGGTAGGCGTCGATCTGGTCGCCATGTGCGTCAACGATCTGGTGGTGCAAGGCGCCGAGCCTCTGTTTTTTCTTGATTATTACGCTACCGGCGGCCTTGAGGTAAAATCGGCGGCAAGCGTTATCGCCGGCATCGCCGAGGGTTGCCGTCTGGCCGGTTGCGCCCTCATCGGCGGCGAGACGGCGGAGATGCCCGGCATGTACGCCGCCAAGGACTTCGATCTGGCCGGCTTCGCCGTCGGCGCCGTCGAGCGCGGGGAGTTGCTGACCGGCGAGACCGTAAGCGAAGGCGACGTGGTCCTCGGCCTGACTTCCGGCGGGCTGCACTCCAACGGCTTCTCCCTGGTCCGCAAAGTCGTCGAAAAAAGCGGACTTGATCTTCTCGCTCCTGCCCCCTTCGACCAAAAGCGCAGCCTCGCCGAGGCTTTGCTGGAACCGACGCGCATTTATGTAAAAAGCTGCCTCTCGGCTATACGGGGCGGCGGCGTCAAGGCGCTGGCCCATATCACCGGCGGCGGTCTAATCGAGAATATTCCGCGTGTCCTGCCCCGGGGCCTCGCCGCCGAGATTGATGTTTCAACATGGCGGTTGCCCGATGTTTTCGCGTGGCTGGCCGACGCCGGCGGCATCGCGCCGGGCGAAATGGCCCGCACTTTCAACTGCGGCATCGGCATGGCGGTGGTGGCCGACGCCGGCAGAGCCGAGGACGTGGAAGCGGCATTGACGCAGGCAGGCGAGACGGTGTTTACCATCGGCAGGATCGTATCCACCTCTGGAGACGAGCCGATAGTAATCATCAAGGGACTGGACTCTGCATGGCGAAGCTGA
- a CDS encoding CDP-alcohol phosphatidyltransferase yields the protein MNIPNLISIGRLLCVPVLVWLVLDDQIIAAFWLFIIAAVSDAVDGFIAKRFNAETTLGKFLDPLADKALLVCAYVTLGNIGLIEIWLVIMVVFRDALIVGGAILYETLTHSLIMEPLMISKINTVAQIVLVAAVLGVDAYGVNDGVIIDLMAIVVAATTLLSGAVYIMTWGRRVAAMEEKN from the coding sequence GTGAACATCCCTAATCTTATATCTATCGGACGCCTGTTGTGCGTGCCGGTATTGGTGTGGCTGGTGCTCGATGATCAAATTATCGCCGCCTTCTGGCTGTTCATTATCGCCGCCGTCAGCGATGCGGTTGACGGCTTCATCGCCAAGCGCTTCAATGCCGAGACCACCTTGGGTAAGTTTCTCGATCCGTTGGCCGATAAGGCGCTTCTGGTCTGTGCCTATGTCACTCTTGGAAATATCGGGCTTATTGAAATATGGCTGGTGATCATGGTGGTGTTTCGCGACGCCCTGATTGTCGGGGGCGCTATTCTCTATGAAACCCTGACTCATTCGTTGATCATGGAGCCGCTGATGATCAGCAAGATCAACACCGTGGCCCAGATTGTGCTGGTCGCCGCCGTGCTCGGCGTTGATGCGTATGGCGTCAATGACGGTGTAATTATTGATCTTATGGCCATCGTTGTCGCCGCAACGACCTTGCTTTCCGGCGCTGTTTACATAATGACTTGGGGACGGCGCGTCGCCGCCATGGAGGAGAAAAATTGA
- a CDS encoding AI-2E family transporter, which yields MTNDRRLISWLIGFAVFAALLFMLSGVLTPFVAGMAVAYFFDPVAEKLHSWGCSRGVAAGLIIAAFFVIAFGGLILLIPLLQGQVVGLASKIPGLIDAARTQAEPLIHRLQADMTPEATERLRVAAGDYAGDLIKWFTGVLARMWSGGVAFFQLMSLVVITPVAAFYLLRDWNIIVGRVDSWLPRNSAPTIRRQLSEIDKTIAGFVRGQATVCLALAIFYSIGLTLAGLPFGLLVGVGAGLISFIPYVGALIGFLTGVGIALAQFQDWLPVALTAGVFFIGQITESYFLTPKLVGDRIGLHPVWIIFALLAGGALFGFTGVMLAIPAAAIIGVLARFSIDQYRESGLFHGGDGGS from the coding sequence TTGACGAATGATCGGCGTTTGATAAGTTGGCTGATCGGCTTTGCCGTTTTCGCCGCGCTGCTTTTCATGCTCAGCGGCGTGTTGACGCCGTTCGTCGCCGGAATGGCGGTGGCCTACTTTTTTGATCCGGTCGCCGAAAAGCTGCACAGTTGGGGATGTTCGCGGGGGGTAGCTGCGGGGCTGATCATCGCCGCCTTTTTTGTGATCGCCTTCGGCGGTCTGATTTTGCTGATCCCATTGCTTCAAGGGCAGGTAGTGGGGCTGGCTTCCAAGATTCCCGGACTGATTGATGCGGCGCGGACCCAGGCCGAACCCCTGATCCATCGTCTTCAGGCGGACATGACGCCTGAAGCGACGGAGCGTCTGCGCGTCGCCGCCGGCGATTATGCCGGCGACTTGATCAAATGGTTCACCGGGGTGTTGGCAAGAATGTGGAGCGGCGGAGTCGCCTTTTTTCAGTTGATGTCTCTGGTCGTCATTACCCCGGTGGCGGCGTTTTACCTTCTGCGTGACTGGAATATCATTGTCGGGCGCGTCGATAGCTGGCTGCCGCGAAACTCGGCCCCGACCATTCGCCGGCAGTTGTCCGAGATCGACAAAACCATTGCCGGGTTTGTTCGCGGCCAGGCCACCGTCTGTCTGGCGTTGGCGATCTTCTATTCCATCGGATTGACCTTGGCGGGGTTGCCGTTCGGGTTGCTGGTGGGGGTCGGCGCCGGCCTGATCTCATTCATTCCCTACGTCGGCGCCCTGATCGGATTTCTGACGGGCGTAGGCATCGCTCTGGCCCAGTTCCAGGACTGGCTGCCCGTAGCATTGACAGCCGGCGTCTTCTTTATCGGCCAGATCACCGAGAGTTACTTCCTGACGCCCAAACTTGTCGGAGACCGGATCGGATTGCATCCGGTATGGATCATCTTTGCCCTGCTGGCGGGCGGCGCCCTGTTCGGGTTCACCGGCGTGATGCTGGCGATTCCGGCGGCGGCGATCATCGGCGTGTTGGCCCGCTTCTCTATCGACCAATATCGGGAAAGCGGTCTTTTCCACGGCGGGGACGGCGGCAGTTGA
- a CDS encoding DNA replication protein, translated as MTSLQQLPLDFDHRTAFSGDDFLVAPCNRQAVDRIDCWPEWSAAALIVHGPAGCGKTHLARVFMAKSGAAIISPEDLAAMEPPELLGDHRACVIEDADSLSQQEEHLLHLYNTAQETGRRLLLTASQPPTRWNISLADLRSRLIAAPTVEIGPPDDALIAAVLVKLFADRQLKVDIEVINFMLTHMERSFEAARRLVGAVDETALAERRNITVPLTKQVLRKLEGAA; from the coding sequence TTGACCTCTTTGCAACAATTGCCGCTCGACTTTGATCACCGAACGGCGTTCTCCGGCGATGATTTTCTGGTGGCCCCCTGCAACAGGCAGGCGGTTGACCGGATAGATTGCTGGCCTGAATGGTCGGCTGCGGCGCTGATCGTCCATGGGCCTGCCGGCTGCGGCAAGACGCATCTGGCCAGGGTATTCATGGCAAAAAGCGGAGCGGCGATCATATCGCCCGAAGACCTTGCCGCCATGGAGCCGCCGGAACTGCTCGGAGATCATCGGGCCTGCGTAATCGAGGACGCCGATTCTCTGTCGCAACAGGAGGAGCATCTTCTGCATCTTTACAATACGGCCCAGGAGACCGGGCGCCGGTTATTGCTGACCGCCTCGCAGCCGCCGACGCGCTGGAACATATCTCTGGCCGATCTGCGTTCGCGTCTGATCGCCGCCCCGACGGTGGAAATCGGGCCTCCTGACGACGCCTTGATCGCCGCAGTTCTGGTGAAACTGTTTGCCGATCGCCAACTCAAGGTGGACATAGAGGTGATAAATTTTATGCTGACGCACATGGAGCGCTCATTTGAAGCGGCGCGTCGTCTGGTCGGCGCCGTCGATGAGACGGCACTGGCCGAGCGCCGCAACATCACCGTGCCGTTGACCAAACAGGTGCTGCGTAAGCTGGAAGGCGCGGCGTGA